A portion of the Flavobacterium limnophilum genome contains these proteins:
- a CDS encoding sigma-54 interaction domain-containing protein — protein sequence MSTVLDDTIKEGFKSHYCHKAGRFCKGDTELPLLFEISTMINNSRFIKDTLDPIMELVAKYLDAERSILSILNREVSKILIEASYGLSPAVKKQGNYLVGEGATGNVVKSGEPIFIDKIECAHGFANKTNMELKTKTKKDISFIIVPIKVDFEIVGTLSIFRVYDERVNKNELIRILSVIGSMVGQAVRVRQDRMEYIERLKSENQQLHLELENRFLQENMVGNSSKLREVFKQIEQVSKTQATVLIRGESGVGKELIADAIHYKSDRESKPFIKVNCSALPESLIESELFGHEKGAFTGASEMKKGRFELAEGGSLFIDEIGELSAPMQIKLLRVLQEKEFERLGGSKTIKCDVRIITATNRNLENAIVEGKFREDLYYRLNVFPIYMPALRERLSDIPLLADHFIQKANKKNGTHILRISSSAIDALMIYHWPGNIRELENCIERAAIISSDQVIRIENLPPTLQTAQSSSTFSKGTLQIIVEKVEKQLIIDCLTDKKGNVLQTAKQLSISNRKLGLRIDKYNIDVDKYKEKVG from the coding sequence ATGTCCACAGTATTAGACGATACCATAAAAGAAGGCTTTAAAAGTCACTATTGCCATAAAGCCGGACGATTCTGTAAAGGAGACACCGAACTACCACTTTTGTTTGAAATCAGCACGATGATCAACAACAGCCGGTTTATCAAGGACACCCTGGATCCCATTATGGAGTTGGTAGCCAAATATCTGGATGCCGAACGTTCTATTTTGTCGATATTGAATCGGGAAGTTTCCAAGATCTTGATTGAAGCCTCCTATGGTCTTTCACCTGCCGTCAAAAAGCAGGGAAATTATTTGGTGGGGGAAGGGGCAACCGGAAATGTCGTGAAAAGTGGCGAACCCATTTTTATCGACAAAATCGAATGTGCCCACGGTTTTGCCAACAAGACAAATATGGAGCTCAAAACCAAAACCAAAAAGGACATTTCCTTCATTATAGTTCCCATAAAAGTAGATTTTGAAATCGTGGGCACCTTGAGTATTTTTAGGGTTTATGACGAGCGAGTGAACAAAAACGAGCTGATTCGGATTCTTTCCGTGATTGGTTCGATGGTGGGGCAGGCCGTAAGGGTCAGGCAAGACCGAATGGAATATATTGAGCGTTTGAAAAGCGAAAACCAGCAATTGCATCTGGAATTAGAAAACCGTTTTTTGCAGGAGAACATGGTCGGGAATTCGTCCAAACTTCGGGAAGTTTTCAAACAAATCGAACAGGTTTCCAAAACCCAGGCCACGGTGCTTATCCGAGGCGAAAGTGGCGTGGGGAAGGAGTTGATTGCCGATGCGATACATTATAAAAGTGACAGGGAATCAAAACCCTTCATCAAGGTGAATTGTTCCGCCTTGCCGGAATCCTTGATTGAAAGCGAATTGTTTGGCCATGAAAAAGGAGCCTTTACGGGCGCTTCCGAAATGAAAAAAGGAAGATTCGAATTGGCCGAGGGCGGTTCCTTGTTCATTGACGAAATAGGAGAACTTTCGGCACCGATGCAAATCAAATTGTTGCGCGTGCTCCAAGAAAAAGAATTTGAACGTCTTGGCGGTTCCAAAACCATCAAATGTGACGTGAGAATCATCACGGCCACCAACCGGAATCTGGAAAACGCCATTGTCGAAGGGAAGTTCCGGGAAGATTTGTACTACCGACTCAACGTGTTTCCCATCTATATGCCAGCCTTGCGGGAACGATTGAGCGACATTCCGCTTTTGGCAGACCACTTTATCCAAAAAGCAAACAAGAAAAACGGCACCCATATCCTGCGTATTTCTTCCTCGGCCATCGATGCCTTGATGATTTACCATTGGCCGGGAAACATACGGGAATTGGAAAATTGTATCGAACGCGCCGCCATTATCAGCAGCGACCAGGTCATCCGGATAGAAAATTTGCCACCCACGCTTCAAACGGCACAATCTTCAAGCACTTTCAGCAAGGGAACGCTTCAAATTATCGTGGAGAAAGTCGAAAAACAATTGATCATCGATTGTCTCACGGACAAAAAAGGGAATGTTTTGCAAACCGCCAAACAACTCAGCATTTCCAACCGCAAACTGGGCTTGCGAATCGATAAATACAATATTGACGTGGACAAGTATAAGGAGAAGGTGGGGTGA
- the nifH gene encoding nitrogenase iron protein, with translation MRKIAIYGKGGIGKSTTTQNTVAGLAEMGKKVMVVGCDPKADSTRLLLGGLAQKTVLDTLREEGEDVVLEDIMKPGYGNTSCTESGGPEPGVGCAGRGIITSINMLEQLGAYDSDKALDYAFYDVLGDVVCGGFAMPIRDGKAEEIYIVVSGEMMAMYAANNICKGIVKFAQAGAVRLGGLICNSRLVDNERQMIEELAKKLGTQMIHFVPRHNMVQKAEIHRQTVIEYEPTHEQADEYRQLARKIDQNKMFVVPTPLEIEELEGLLIEFGILN, from the coding sequence ATGAGAAAAATAGCAATTTACGGAAAAGGTGGCATTGGTAAATCGACCACAACACAAAACACGGTGGCTGGTTTGGCCGAAATGGGAAAAAAAGTAATGGTAGTCGGTTGCGACCCCAAAGCAGATTCAACTCGTTTGCTTTTGGGAGGATTGGCCCAAAAAACGGTATTGGACACCTTGCGGGAAGAAGGCGAAGACGTGGTATTGGAAGACATCATGAAACCGGGTTACGGAAACACGAGTTGCACCGAATCTGGCGGACCGGAACCGGGAGTGGGTTGTGCGGGTCGTGGAATCATCACCTCCATCAACATGTTGGAACAATTGGGAGCTTATGATTCTGACAAGGCTTTGGATTATGCGTTTTACGATGTATTGGGCGACGTGGTTTGCGGTGGATTTGCAATGCCGATTCGTGACGGAAAAGCCGAAGAAATTTACATCGTGGTTTCCGGAGAAATGATGGCGATGTATGCGGCCAACAACATTTGCAAAGGGATCGTGAAGTTTGCACAAGCCGGAGCCGTTCGATTGGGAGGTTTGATTTGCAACAGCCGTTTGGTGGACAACGAACGCCAAATGATCGAGGAATTGGCCAAAAAATTGGGAACCCAAATGATTCACTTTGTGCCTCGTCACAACATGGTTCAAAAAGCGGAAATCCACAGACAAACGGTAATCGAATACGAACCGACCCACGAACAAGCGGACGAATACAGACAATTGGCACGCAAAATTGACCAAAACAAAATGTTTGTAGTCCCTACTCCTCTTGAAATTGAAGAATTGGAAGGCTTGCTTATCGAATTCGGAATCTTGAATTAA
- a CDS encoding P-II family nitrogen regulator, translated as MQLIRAIVRSEKSPTVIKALFESGFVAVTRVPVVGRGKQRGIKIGDITYDEIPKDLLMIVVNDDDKDFSIRTIMESARTGEKGAYGDGKIFVSPVEEAYTISRGTKEL; from the coding sequence ATGCAATTAATTAGAGCCATTGTAAGATCGGAGAAATCTCCAACTGTTATTAAAGCCTTGTTCGAATCCGGTTTTGTTGCCGTGACAAGAGTGCCCGTTGTGGGACGTGGAAAACAAAGAGGAATTAAAATAGGTGACATCACTTATGACGAAATCCCGAAAGACCTGCTAATGATTGTGGTCAACGACGACGACAAAGACTTTTCGATAAGAACCATCATGGAATCGGCACGAACAGGCGAAAAAGGAGCTTACGGAGACGGAAAAATATTTGTGTCTCCGGTAGAGGAAGCCTACACCATCAGTCGTGGCACCAAAGAACTTTAA
- a CDS encoding P-II family nitrogen regulator, with translation MKTIIAILRIHTMNQTKKALSDADIPSFTATGQVYGRGKGKWDAQVMEGVKNNQPEAIALLGPEPRLRLHRLLTLTVPDSKVKTAVQVIMDANRTNAPGDGKIFVLPTSEALSIRTGEFGDSVLD, from the coding sequence ATGAAGACCATCATCGCCATATTAAGAATTCACACCATGAACCAAACGAAAAAAGCACTTTCCGATGCCGACATTCCATCATTTACCGCCACAGGCCAAGTGTATGGACGCGGAAAAGGAAAATGGGATGCCCAAGTCATGGAAGGCGTGAAAAACAACCAACCCGAAGCCATCGCGCTTTTGGGGCCTGAACCAAGACTTCGTTTGCACCGATTGCTTACCCTTACCGTTCCCGATTCAAAAGTCAAAACAGCCGTGCAAGTAATCATGGATGCCAACAGAACCAACGCTCCGGGTGACGGAAAAATATTTGTACTGCCCACATCGGAAGCACTTAGTATTCGTACGGGTGAGTTTGGCGACAGCGTATTGGATTAA
- a CDS encoding nitrogenase component I subunit alpha, which translates to MSIDTKTNAFPDPSDLIEEILNKYPSKVGKKRSKSLVTNDPEEDQVMQSNIRTIPGIITQRGCCYAGCKGVILGPTRDIINIVHGPIGCSFYAWLTRRNQTDAGLDGENYMNYCFSTDMQDTNIVYGGEKKLEAAIREAYEIFKPHSIGVFSTCPIGLIGDDVHAVSKKMKEELGINIFGFSCEGYKGVSQSAGHHIANNGIFKHVIGLNDKDPGGKFKLNLLGEYNIGGDSFVIEKYFEEMGITLVSTFSGNSSIHQFENAHMADLNAVMCHRSINYIAEMLEQKHGIPWIKINFIGADATAKSLMKIAEYFEDEGLIAKAKTIIEREMLEVKAVIEDVKSRTEGKLCMMYVGGSRAHHYQELFGEIGMRTISAGYEFGHRDDYEGRKVIDSIKIDADSRNIEELEVTKDEKLWRQDLVDKKSSLANNGYEFSHYDGMMPDMEKNSLVIDDISHWETEKLIEYYKPDIIGAGIKEKYVIQKYGVPLKQLHSYDYGGPYAGFRGAVNFYKDIDKMVNTKIWGLIPPPWKNQPGLVAKLAHSA; encoded by the coding sequence ATGTCTATAGATACTAAAACAAATGCATTTCCCGATCCATCGGATCTAATTGAGGAAATTTTAAACAAATACCCTAGCAAAGTAGGGAAAAAGAGATCCAAATCTTTGGTAACCAATGATCCAGAAGAAGATCAGGTAATGCAATCAAATATCCGAACCATTCCGGGAATCATTACCCAAAGAGGCTGCTGTTATGCCGGTTGCAAAGGAGTAATATTGGGGCCAACCCGCGACATCATCAATATCGTGCATGGGCCAATTGGATGTTCTTTCTACGCTTGGCTTACCAGAAGAAACCAAACCGATGCCGGTCTGGATGGCGAAAACTACATGAACTACTGTTTTTCGACAGACATGCAGGACACCAACATCGTGTACGGAGGAGAAAAAAAATTGGAAGCTGCCATTCGCGAAGCTTACGAAATATTCAAACCCCATTCCATCGGCGTGTTTTCAACTTGTCCAATTGGATTAATCGGTGACGACGTGCATGCGGTTTCCAAAAAGATGAAAGAAGAATTGGGCATCAACATTTTTGGATTCAGTTGCGAAGGTTACAAAGGGGTTAGCCAATCGGCCGGTCACCACATCGCCAACAACGGAATATTCAAACACGTGATTGGTTTGAACGACAAAGATCCGGGAGGAAAATTCAAATTGAACCTGCTGGGTGAATACAACATCGGTGGAGACTCCTTTGTCATCGAAAAATATTTTGAAGAAATGGGAATCACCTTGGTTTCAACTTTTAGCGGTAACTCCAGCATCCATCAATTCGAAAATGCCCACATGGCCGATTTGAATGCCGTAATGTGCCACCGATCCATCAATTACATCGCCGAAATGTTGGAACAAAAACACGGAATTCCTTGGATAAAAATCAACTTTATCGGAGCCGATGCCACGGCCAAATCCTTGATGAAAATTGCCGAATATTTCGAAGACGAAGGACTGATTGCCAAAGCCAAAACCATCATCGAAAGGGAAATGCTCGAAGTGAAAGCCGTCATCGAAGACGTGAAAAGCCGAACCGAAGGCAAATTGTGCATGATGTACGTGGGAGGTTCAAGAGCACACCACTACCAAGAATTGTTTGGCGAAATCGGAATGCGCACCATCTCTGCCGGTTACGAATTTGGACACCGTGACGATTACGAAGGTCGAAAAGTGATTGACAGCATCAAGATTGACGCCGACAGCAGAAACATCGAAGAACTCGAAGTGACCAAGGACGAAAAACTTTGGAGACAAGATTTGGTGGACAAAAAATCTTCATTGGCAAACAATGGGTATGAATTCAGCCATTATGACGGAATGATGCCGGACATGGAAAAAAACAGTTTGGTTATCGACGACATTTCACACTGGGAAACGGAGAAACTGATTGAATACTACAAACCGGACATCATTGGTGCAGGTATCAAGGAAAAATACGTCATCCAAAAATATGGCGTGCCGTTGAAACAGCTGCACAGTTACGATTACGGAGGCCCTTATGCCGGTTTTAGGGGTGCCGTCAATTTCTACAAGGATATCGACAAAATGGTGAACACCAAAATTTGGGGATTGATTCCACCGCCTTGGAAAAACCAGCCTGGATTAGTGGCAAAATTGGCCCACTCAGCTTAA
- the nifK gene encoding nitrogenase molybdenum-iron protein subunit beta, whose product MLLRHTTKDIVERTSLTINPAKTCQPVGAMYAALGIHGCLPHSHGSQGCCSYHRTALTRHYKEPIMAATSSFTEGSSVFGGQANLMEAIDNIFTIYEPDIIAVHSTCLSETIGDDLTQIVEKANANGKIPEGKYVIYCNTPSYIGSHVTGYSNMVSGIVKCLATSTGVKNDKINLISGWVEPSDMREVKRIATLMGAPFTLFPDTSDVVDAPQTGTFEMYPKGGTKIPDLIASGDNKATLAFGEWATADAATKLNIKCKVPFEVTDLPIGVRATDRFIMKMSELAEVSIPDEITAERGRLVDMITDMQQYLHGKRVALFGDPDQLIPLAEFLLDMNMKPVYIVSGTPGKKMHRRLEEMILPIVPEAKFQNGLGADMYLLHQWIKEEGVDLLIGNTYGKYIARDENTPFLRMGFPILDRVGHSYFPTLGYMGGLRILEKILGLIMDKQDAESSESEFELTM is encoded by the coding sequence ATGTTATTAAGACATACCACAAAAGATATAGTAGAAAGGACTTCTTTAACTATCAATCCAGCCAAAACTTGCCAACCCGTGGGAGCCATGTATGCCGCCCTCGGAATTCACGGATGCCTGCCGCACAGTCACGGTTCGCAAGGTTGTTGCTCCTACCACAGGACGGCCTTGACGCGACATTACAAGGAACCCATTATGGCAGCAACCAGCTCGTTTACCGAAGGTTCTTCCGTTTTTGGCGGACAAGCCAACTTGATGGAAGCCATCGACAATATTTTCACCATTTACGAACCGGACATCATTGCTGTTCATTCCACTTGTCTATCGGAAACCATTGGGGACGACTTGACGCAAATTGTGGAAAAAGCCAATGCCAATGGCAAAATCCCGGAAGGAAAATACGTGATTTATTGCAACACGCCTAGTTATATCGGTTCCCACGTTACGGGATATTCCAATATGGTGAGCGGCATCGTGAAATGTTTGGCCACTTCCACGGGAGTTAAAAACGACAAAATAAACCTCATATCGGGTTGGGTGGAACCATCGGACATGAGGGAAGTAAAAAGAATCGCGACACTTATGGGAGCTCCATTCACGCTTTTCCCGGACACTTCCGACGTGGTGGATGCACCGCAAACGGGTACTTTCGAAATGTATCCAAAAGGCGGAACCAAAATTCCGGACCTGATTGCTTCCGGCGACAACAAAGCGACTTTGGCTTTTGGCGAATGGGCTACGGCCGATGCAGCCACCAAATTAAACATCAAATGCAAGGTGCCGTTTGAAGTGACCGACCTACCCATTGGAGTAAGGGCCACCGACCGTTTCATCATGAAAATGTCAGAATTGGCAGAAGTAAGCATTCCCGACGAAATCACTGCCGAAAGAGGAAGATTGGTCGACATGATTACCGACATGCAACAGTATTTGCACGGCAAACGCGTGGCCTTGTTTGGAGATCCAGACCAACTGATTCCACTAGCCGAGTTCTTGTTGGACATGAACATGAAACCGGTGTACATCGTTTCAGGTACTCCTGGCAAAAAAATGCACAGAAGATTGGAAGAAATGATTTTGCCAATTGTTCCCGAAGCCAAATTCCAAAACGGTTTGGGAGCCGACATGTATTTGTTGCACCAATGGATCAAGGAAGAAGGTGTCGATTTGTTGATTGGAAACACCTACGGCAAATACATTGCCAGAGATGAAAACACGCCGTTCCTGAGAATGGGATTCCCAATCCTGGATCGCGTGGGTCACTCCTATTTTCCGACTTTGGGCTATATGGGAGGTCTTCGAATTTTGGAAAAAATCCTGGGATTAATCATGGACAAACAAGATGCAGAATCCTCTGAATCTGAATTCGAATTAACAATGTAA
- the nifE gene encoding nitrogenase iron-molybdenum cofactor biosynthesis protein NifE, producing MESILKGRQNQIMTKGTDSHELSCDKSSLAGSVSQRACVFCGSRVVLYPISDALHLVHGPIGCAAYTWDIRGSLSSGPQIHRLSFSTDIKEKQVIFGGEKTLKSALVELIAEYKPKAAFVYSTCIVDLIGDDVESVCKNVTKETGIEVITVQAPGFAGTKKDGYKVACDALMKLVGTKGNEETIPNSINIIGDFNLAGELYLLRDYYEKMGVHILATITGDGRVDAVRQSHKAALNIVQCSGSMSNLAMQMEKKYQIPNLRVSYFGIEDMSDALYNVARFFDNQDMMDKAIELVRTEVSDLLPKLEFYKKALKGKKAAIYVGGAFKAISLIKALRMIGVKTVVVGSQTGNKEDYLTMKNLSDEGTILVDDTNPLELTQLVKRTNADILIGGVKERPIAYKLGLGFCDHNHERKLALAGYEGMLNFAKEIYATAMSPVFQFTKNK from the coding sequence ATGGAATCGATACTTAAAGGCAGACAAAACCAGATAATGACCAAGGGTACGGATTCGCATGAACTAAGTTGCGACAAATCGAGTCTGGCAGGATCCGTGAGCCAAAGAGCTTGCGTGTTTTGCGGCTCTAGGGTGGTGCTCTACCCTATTTCCGATGCCCTTCATTTGGTGCATGGACCTATTGGTTGCGCTGCTTACACTTGGGACATCAGGGGTTCGTTGTCGTCGGGACCGCAAATCCACCGACTTAGTTTCTCGACGGACATCAAGGAAAAACAAGTCATTTTTGGAGGCGAAAAAACCTTGAAAAGCGCCCTTGTCGAATTGATAGCCGAATACAAACCCAAAGCGGCTTTCGTGTATTCCACTTGTATTGTCGATTTGATTGGAGATGACGTGGAAAGCGTTTGCAAAAACGTGACCAAAGAAACAGGGATTGAAGTGATAACGGTACAAGCACCCGGTTTTGCCGGTACCAAAAAAGACGGTTACAAAGTCGCCTGTGATGCGCTGATGAAACTCGTTGGAACCAAGGGAAATGAGGAAACGATTCCCAACAGCATCAACATTATTGGCGATTTCAACCTTGCCGGCGAGCTGTATTTATTGCGCGATTATTACGAAAAAATGGGCGTTCACATTTTGGCCACCATTACCGGCGATGGGCGCGTGGATGCCGTTCGTCAATCCCACAAAGCGGCGTTGAACATTGTGCAGTGTTCCGGCTCCATGAGCAATCTGGCCATGCAAATGGAAAAGAAATATCAAATCCCGAATTTGAGAGTTTCCTATTTTGGCATAGAAGACATGTCCGATGCGCTGTATAATGTAGCCCGCTTTTTCGACAACCAGGACATGATGGACAAAGCCATCGAATTGGTTCGAACCGAAGTGAGCGATTTATTGCCCAAACTCGAATTTTACAAAAAAGCCCTGAAGGGAAAAAAAGCGGCCATCTACGTGGGTGGCGCTTTCAAGGCTATTTCGCTGATAAAAGCCTTGCGAATGATTGGCGTAAAAACGGTGGTCGTGGGTTCCCAAACAGGAAACAAGGAAGATTACCTGACCATGAAAAACCTCAGTGATGAAGGAACCATTTTGGTCGACGACACCAACCCTTTGGAATTAACCCAATTGGTCAAACGCACCAACGCCGACATCCTGATTGGCGGCGTCAAGGAAAGACCCATTGCCTATAAATTGGGCTTGGGATTTTGCGACCACAACCACGAACGTAAACTGGCTTTGGCGGGTTACGAAGGGATGCTGAATTTCGCCAAGGAAATTTACGCCACCGCAATGAGTCCTGTTTTTCAATTCACCAAAAACAAATAG
- a CDS encoding nitrogenase component 1, with protein sequence MEKAIDIIEKEKAFTSTRNACKVCTPLGGSIVFKGIEGCVPLIHGSQGCATYIRRYLISHYKEPVDIASTNFTEETAIFGGENNLFIAIKNVTEQYNPKIIGIATTCLSEVIGDDMRKIIHKYKTENEGNPNLPELVFVNTPSFMGTHINGFHDTVLSLVKAFATRNQVAHSVNIFPGFLSPADLQLLKEIFEDLAINAVMVPDYSDILDNEYTGEYEKLPKGGTTIKELQDTACAKASLELGYILNKSNPNSQSAAEFLESDFDVPRINLNIPIGIKATDAFFEALEKLANTKTPEKYTKQRGKLVDAYVDGHKYVFGKKAVVYGEEDFVIAMIAFLEEIGIETVLCASGGDSGLLKTVIQEKINPRTDILIHDNFDFEEIATVCKELKPDILIGNSKGYYIARELGIPLARVGFPIHDRLGGARIKHIGYEGTQQLFDMIANILIQQMQDHSPVGYKYM encoded by the coding sequence ATGGAAAAAGCAATCGACATCATCGAAAAAGAAAAAGCCTTTACCTCCACGCGCAACGCCTGCAAAGTATGCACACCATTGGGCGGAAGCATCGTCTTCAAGGGAATCGAAGGTTGTGTGCCACTGATTCATGGTTCACAAGGCTGTGCTACCTACATCAGACGCTATTTAATCAGCCATTACAAAGAACCCGTGGACATTGCTTCGACCAATTTCACCGAAGAAACAGCCATTTTTGGAGGCGAGAACAACTTGTTCATCGCCATAAAAAACGTGACGGAACAATACAATCCCAAAATAATCGGCATTGCCACCACTTGCCTGAGTGAAGTGATTGGGGACGACATGCGCAAAATCATCCACAAATACAAAACCGAAAATGAAGGTAATCCCAACTTGCCGGAATTGGTATTCGTGAACACCCCCAGTTTTATGGGAACACACATCAACGGTTTTCACGACACGGTTTTGTCGCTGGTCAAAGCATTTGCTACCAGAAATCAAGTGGCGCACAGCGTAAATATTTTTCCGGGTTTTCTCTCTCCAGCCGATTTGCAACTGTTGAAAGAAATCTTCGAAGACCTGGCCATCAACGCCGTCATGGTTCCCGATTATTCCGATATTTTGGACAATGAATATACGGGCGAATACGAAAAATTGCCCAAAGGCGGAACCACCATCAAGGAACTGCAGGATACGGCTTGCGCCAAGGCATCGCTGGAATTGGGGTATATTTTGAATAAATCAAATCCCAATTCGCAATCGGCAGCCGAGTTTTTGGAATCCGATTTTGATGTGCCTCGAATCAATTTGAACATTCCCATAGGCATCAAGGCCACGGACGCTTTTTTTGAAGCCCTCGAAAAACTAGCAAACACCAAAACGCCCGAAAAATATACCAAACAACGCGGAAAATTAGTGGATGCGTATGTGGATGGACACAAATATGTCTTTGGAAAAAAGGCAGTGGTTTATGGTGAAGAAGATTTCGTGATTGCCATGATTGCCTTCTTGGAAGAAATCGGAATCGAAACCGTGCTCTGTGCATCGGGTGGCGACAGCGGACTGTTGAAAACCGTGATTCAGGAAAAAATCAACCCCAGAACGGATATTCTAATCCACGACAATTTCGATTTTGAAGAAATAGCCACCGTCTGCAAGGAATTGAAACCTGACATCCTCATTGGCAACAGCAAAGGCTATTATATCGCTCGCGAACTGGGAATTCCCTTGGCCAGAGTGGGTTTCCCCATTCACGACAGATTGGGCGGAGCACGCATCAAACACATTGGTTACGAAGGAACGCAACAATTGTTTGACATGATTGCCAACATCTTGATTCAACAAATGCAGGATCATTCGCCGGTGGGATACAAGTACATGTAA
- a CDS encoding radical SAM protein: MNSTEPLKDKNMENTTALNKVHPCFDKEAKMKYARIHIPVAPKCNVQCGYCNRKYDCVNESRPGVTSSILKPFQALNYIRAISQKITNISTIGIAGPGDAFAEPEKTLESIRLIKKEFPDKIFCLSSNGLNVLPYIDEIAELNVTHVTLTINSFRLETLQKIYTWVRHDKKVYRGIEAAKVMLSQQGETLKALVAKGIVVKINSVIIPGVNETEMEEVAEKVAELGATTMNCIPLIPTEGSAMEGLEKPTGEMVRNIIRSIHKFIKPMTHCARCRADAAGMLGKDDTGAYKLIEQCSVMPTAIDKTRPYVAIASYEGLMINKHLGEADDFLIYKQTDTGYELVEKRLAPPKGMGDLRWINLAKKLNDCSYILVNGVGAKPVDLLQKVGIAVVEMSGLIDDGLDAVYKGIKLKSVIKTTMTKCGSSCGGNALGCG, translated from the coding sequence TTGAACAGTACAGAACCATTAAAAGACAAGAACATGGAAAACACGACAGCTTTAAATAAGGTACACCCTTGCTTTGACAAGGAAGCAAAAATGAAATATGCCCGAATTCATATTCCGGTAGCGCCTAAATGTAATGTTCAATGTGGGTATTGCAACAGAAAATACGATTGTGTCAACGAAAGCCGCCCTGGCGTGACCAGTTCCATTTTGAAACCTTTTCAGGCACTGAATTACATCCGGGCCATTTCGCAAAAAATCACGAACATCTCGACCATCGGGATTGCAGGCCCTGGAGATGCTTTTGCCGAACCGGAAAAAACATTGGAATCCATTCGATTGATCAAAAAAGAGTTTCCCGACAAAATATTTTGCCTTTCTTCAAACGGTTTAAACGTCCTGCCTTACATCGATGAAATTGCGGAATTAAATGTGACCCACGTGACCTTGACCATCAACAGTTTCAGGTTGGAAACCCTGCAAAAAATCTACACCTGGGTGCGTCACGACAAAAAAGTCTATCGAGGCATCGAAGCCGCCAAAGTAATGCTGAGCCAACAAGGAGAAACCTTGAAAGCCCTGGTGGCCAAAGGCATTGTCGTAAAAATAAACAGCGTTATCATTCCCGGAGTCAACGAAACCGAAATGGAAGAAGTCGCTGAAAAAGTCGCCGAATTGGGTGCCACGACTATGAACTGCATTCCGCTAATTCCAACCGAGGGAAGTGCTATGGAAGGCCTTGAAAAACCAACGGGAGAAATGGTTCGAAACATCATTCGCTCCATCCACAAATTCATAAAACCAATGACCCATTGCGCCCGTTGCCGAGCCGATGCCGCAGGAATGCTGGGAAAAGACGACACCGGAGCCTACAAATTGATTGAACAATGTTCCGTGATGCCGACAGCGATTGACAAAACAAGACCCTACGTGGCCATCGCCAGTTACGAAGGCTTGATGATCAACAAACACTTGGGAGAAGCGGACGACTTTCTAATTTACAAACAAACCGACACGGGTTATGAATTGGTCGAAAAGCGATTGGCTCCTCCAAAAGGAATGGGAGACTTGCGCTGGATCAACCTCGCCAAAAAACTGAACGATTGTTCGTATATCTTGGTCAACGGCGTGGGAGCCAAACCGGTGGATTTGCTTCAAAAAGTGGGAATCGCCGTGGTGGAAATGTCGGGCTTGATTGACGACGGACTCGATGCGGTTTACAAAGGCATCAAGCTGAAATCGGTAATCAAGACCACCATGACCAAATGCGGCAGCAGTTGCGGTGGCAATGCCTTGGGTTGCGGATAG
- a CDS encoding (2Fe-2S) ferredoxin domain-containing protein: MKKPDYLILLCNSYRMVGEAKGTCLKRGSSDLIQYLTEEAADRGLDVAVTTTACLNICPQGPVIIIQPNNYWYGGITTEEKIDEVLDALEDNKAVEAYLISD; the protein is encoded by the coding sequence ATGAAAAAGCCGGATTATTTAATACTATTATGCAACTCCTACCGAATGGTGGGGGAAGCCAAAGGCACCTGCCTCAAAAGAGGTTCGTCCGATTTGATTCAATACCTCACCGAGGAAGCCGCCGACAGGGGTTTGGATGTTGCCGTGACCACGACGGCCTGCCTTAACATTTGTCCTCAAGGTCCCGTGATTATTATCCAACCCAATAATTATTGGTACGGAGGAATCACCACCGAAGAAAAAATTGACGAAGTATTGGACGCACTGGAAGACAACAAGGCGGTGGAAGCCTATTTAATCTCCGATTAA